The following DNA comes from Chloroflexota bacterium.
GCGAAGAACTGCAATATTCCCCTTCAGATTTCGGCCATGGAGGGTGGGGCAACCGATGGTGGCCCAATTCACCTGCACAAGAGCGGTGTCCCCACTGTGGTTCTAGGTGTCCCTACGCGTCATATCCATTGCCACAATGCTATCGTGCGCAGGGAGGATTTCGATCGTGCAGTGGATTTGCTGACTGCCGTGATCGAGCGATTGGATAAGAGAACCGTGGCAGATCTGACCTCTTGGTGCGAGTCTCTATCGCGATAAACACACCTCCGATCACAAGAACGCCAATAGCAGAGCTCCTGTGATTGAAATGTAGCTGAGGCTGTGGTCCGTGATAGGCCTATGCGGCAAGCTCCTTGTCAGGGTGCGACTCAGCAACCGACCAACTTTCATGGACTGATGCCCCTAATAGTCAGTGTCTCTAGGAACACCACACTACTGGAAAAAGCTTTGACGCAAAGACCCCAGATTGGCGGATAGAGATCAGTTCACCTTTAGGGTGATCTGTTTGACTTCTGAGGACTGGAGCAGAGTGAATTCAGGCAGCAGTGCTGGCAGTATGGCGTCTTCTTGCAGGCGTCCTTGCCGTGGCGAACCAGAAGGGCGTGGTACTCATTGAACAGTGTTTCATCGTGAGGAAGGTGCTGCATAAAGAGGGTTTGAAAAGCGGCATAGGTATCCGTCGGGGGCGCAAGGCCAAGGCGGCGCAGGATGCGGCGGGTATAGGCATCGATGACGAAAACAGGCTTGCCAGCAGCGTAGAGGATGATGGAGTCCGCTGTCTCCTCGCCCACGCCTGTGACGGAGAGAAGCTCTCTCCGCAGCACAGGAACGTCCAGGGCAAACAGCTTGTCTAAGTCGCCCTCATAGCGTTCCACAAGCCATTGCACCAAGGCCTTGATTTTCGCTGCCTTGGCGTTATAGTAGCCCGAGGGGTAGACAAGCCGGGCCAGTTCCTCCGTTGGCAGCCGACGCAAAGCGTCGATGGAGAGCGCGTCTCTGGCCTTCAGATTGTTGATAGCCTTCTCCACATTGCCCCAGGCTGCCGACTGGGTGAGGATAGCCCCAATCATCACCTCGAAGGGGCTATCAGCCGGCCACCAGTGCTGTGGGCCGTAGCAGTCGAGAAGGCGACGATAAACATCTAGCAGCGTCCCGGTCACAGCCTTCTTGCCCACTGAGGAACGGTAACACCGGACTCATCTATGGGGAAATAGGACTTGATGTCTAGGATCGGGGTGCCGTTGAGAGCATCCAGCCCCTTCACCTTCAGCACATTGCGGCGACGCTCCAGCAACCTGACCACGCTTATCCCCAGCGGGTTGGGTCGGGTGGGGGCGCGTGTGGCGAACAGGCCGACCAGAGGCAGGTCTGCTCTTCTCCGGGGGTGGACCTTGGTGGGGACGCCCTTCTCCCGGGGCACCTGGTGCATCCAGAAGACGACGATGATGTGGGAAAACTTCTCCAGGCCTTCTGTGGCCTCTTCCAGGTCAGGGTCAAGGACAAGCTCCGAGACTATCTCCTCCCATCCTTTTTCCATCGACGCATCGATGCTATTGTTCACATATCCGATGGGCCTCAACACTATGGGGGCATTGTCCTTCTGCATCGCGGCCACCTCTCAAAGATCAATAGCAACCGGGTCAGCCAGCTCGATTTCCTTCGGGGTTACCCTACAACGATAGGCGTAGACCTCAACCCCGTGACGATTGGCATCCCGAAGCGCAGTTCCAAAGTCAGGATCAACAGCATCGTTGGGCGAGAAAACCTCGACGTCCTCCCGCTGAATCACGAAAACCACCGCCGCAGCGTAGCCTTCCCTTCTGGCCCAAGTCAAGCTCTTGAAGTGCCTCGTGCCCCGCAGGGTGGGCGCATCAGGAAAGAGAGCTTTGCCTCCGGTGACCAGGGTAACCGACTTCACCTCCAGGAAACACTGGGACCTGGGCCCAGTGAGCATAAAGTCGAGCCGGCTCCTGCCCCGAGGCACCTCGCGCCGGATGGAGGAATAGTGGGCAAAGGGCGGTAAAGCCCGCTGACTTAAAGCCTGATGAACCAGCTCACCAGGAACGCGGGAGTCCACGGAAACAACCGTCCCATTTGCCTTGGCCGCCACCAAGTCGTACCTGGTGGTACGGAAGGGGGACGGCTTCTCGACCAGAAACACCCTCTGCCCGGGAAAGAGCACGCTATCCAGCCTTCCAGAGTTGGGGAGGTAAACCACCTCTTTGCCGCGCGATAATTTCACCAGACAGGCAAAGCGGTTCTGCCTAATGATAAATACGGCTTCCTTTACGTTGTCTGCGATCATCATCCTGGGACTCTATGCTCTCCTACAAAACAGCGAGTGCTTATAAGGGTTATTTATTAATGTCGTCACTCCGAAAATAGCGCGTGACTTGGTGAGTACAGGTTTTTCTGTAATTCGAGCGCAGCGAAGCAATTTGGTAGAATGATGCCCCACCGCCCTGGGATTGCCACGCTCGCAATGACGACGCACGCAAATCCGCCACTTACATATCACTTCTGCTAGGCCGGTGCCTTCTTTATGCGACACAAGAGTCCCTTGAGCGTTGGGTAACCTGACACCGGATCACGGGCTGTTATGTCGGTGAGGACATTGACATTGGCCTGGGCCCAGCCGTGGGGAATGCTGACCACTTGAGGCGCGATGTCCTCGGTGACTTTGGCCTTCAGCTTTATGCTACCCCTCCTGGTTTCTATCACAATCATTTCGTCATTGACGATGTCGTATTTTCTAGCTGTGGTAGGGTGAATCTGAGCCAAAGGTTCCGGTGCTCTGCGCCGCATCTGAGTCATACTGCGTAGCTGGGAATGGGTATACTCGCGCATCCTGGCTCCGGTAATCAGAATCAAGGGATACTCCTTCGCCAGCTCTGGAGCACGAATTAGGCTCTCGTCAGGCTCCCGGTGAGTTGGCATTGGATCGAAGCCCATCTCCTCCAGCGCCTTGGAGTAAAGCTCAATCTTCTTCGATGGCGTTCTGAAGCCGAAGGTTTCCCGGGCGTTGTAATGCCTCTTGTCGAAATAGACGCCGCAAGGATTCTCTTTGAGCTGTTGCAGAGTAATGCCAGTGGGCTCCAGCAGATGGGCGACCACTTCCTCATCCGTGTCCCAGGGGAAATACTGGCCTAACCCCAGTCTGCGAGCCAGTTCGGTCCAGAATTTCCAGTCGGCCCAGGCCTCACCCGGTGGTTCAATTACCTGCTTGCGCAGCAACAAATAGGGCAGACCAGCGTTTATGGCATAAACCATTCCCAGCCCCATCTTCTCCAGGAAGGTACAGGCCGGGAGGACGATGTGGGCCATCTCAGCGGTCTCGGTCATGAAAGGATTGAGAACTACCAGCAAGTCCAGCTTCTCCAGCGCCTTCCTAACCTTGTTTGAATCGGGGATGGTGAGGGCCGGGTTACCTCCTACCACTATCATCGCTCTTATAGGATAAGGCCTCTCAGTCAGTATCGCATCGGGGAAGAGCATCGCCTGGCCGTAGGGAACCACTTTTCCCCAGGTCTGGTAAAACACAGGGTACTCGGCAGCTCCTATCGGCTCCTCCTTTACCGGTACCCTCAAGTCGCTGAGGCGTGGCAGCGGGGTCATCGCCCAGCCACCGGGCACGTCAAGGTTTCCAGTGACCGCCTGCAAAATGCACACAAGGCGTTCATTCTGCAAGGCATTTCCATTTTGAGCCAGCGAGCAGGTGCCAGGGACGATGCACGCTGGCTTGGCAGTAGCAAATATGCGGGCGGCTTTTCTGATGTCGGCCGCCGGAACCCAGGTAATCTCTTCAGCCTTCTCAGGAGTGTATTGCTTGACGTGTTCTTTCAGCTCCTTCAGGCCGATAGCCCACTCCTCCAGAGACTTCTGATCGTAAAGGCCCTCTGAGAAGATGACGTTCAACATGGCCAGGCCCAGGGCAGCATCAGTCCCCGGCCTGATCTGGAGATGAAGTCCCTTCTTGGCCAGCGGGGTACGCCTGGGGTCGATGACGATCAGCTTCAGCTCCCCTTTTTCCACTGCCTCGTGCATGTGATCAGCCCACATCCACCGCGATTCATCCGGGTTGTTTCCCCAAAGCAATATGCACTTGGACAGCAACGGATCCTCGCTGGTGAATCTGCCAAAGGTCAGCAAATGAGCAACAACACGGATGCGGAAGCAAAAGCTTTCCACAGAAAAGAGGTTAGGAGTGCCAAAAGCTCCCTTGAAGCGTTGGGTGAAAGCAGCCAGCTCAATGTTCTCCACCGCCATGGAGCCACCGAAGATAGCCAGGGAGTGAGCGCCGTACTCTTTCTTTATCTTGGTCAGCTTGTTGGCTATAGTGTCGAGTGCCTCGTCCCAGGAAATCCGCTTCCACTCACCATTCTCCTTCTTCATGGGGTACTTGAGGCGATCCGGGGCGTTGGCATACTCGACCAGATTATCCCCCCTGGGACACAGACGCCCCTTGTTTAAGGGGTGTTCCGCCATGCCCTTCACCTTGACCAGCTTACCGTCCTTCACGTAGGCGTCTATGCCACATCCCGAAACACACAGTATGCAGTCGCTCTTGATCACGGTAGCGTTGCCCGTGGAAGGATCAGAAGTCATCAGTCATTACCTCCTTATAGTCTAATTCCGCAGAAATGTCATAGCTCTTATCATGATGTGGTCGCCAGGATTCCTAATCACCTGCTCAGAATATCTGGCGATAAGGCGAGGCTTCTCATCGGTAAGGGTGATCTGGTTGCGAGCTCCAGCGACGTATCCCGACTGTTCACATAAGTGAAACGAATCTTGCGCATTGGCAGATAATTCTGGCGGACTCCATTGATTGCTTCTCCACGAAGTATGATACATCCCTGGCCACACAATTCGCAAACGGCCATAGTATGGTATGTGAATGGATCAGCGTGGCTGACTCTCTAAGGT
Coding sequences within:
- the tsaA gene encoding tRNA (N6-threonylcarbamoyladenosine(37)-N6)-methyltransferase TrmO, with the translated sequence MQKDNAPIVLRPIGYVNNSIDASMEKGWEEIVSELVLDPDLEEATEGLEKFSHIIVVFWMHQVPREKGVPTKVHPRRRADLPLVGLFATRAPTRPNPLGISVVRLLERRRNVLKVKGLDALNGTPILDIKSYFPIDESGVTVPQWARRL
- the sfsA gene encoding DNA/RNA nuclease SfsA → MMIADNVKEAVFIIRQNRFACLVKLSRGKEVVYLPNSGRLDSVLFPGQRVFLVEKPSPFRTTRYDLVAAKANGTVVSVDSRVPGELVHQALSQRALPPFAHYSSIRREVPRGRSRLDFMLTGPRSQCFLEVKSVTLVTGGKALFPDAPTLRGTRHFKSLTWARREGYAAAVVFVIQREDVEVFSPNDAVDPDFGTALRDANRHGVEVYAYRCRVTPKEIELADPVAIDL
- a CDS encoding nitrate reductase; this encodes MTSDPSTGNATVIKSDCILCVSGCGIDAYVKDGKLVKVKGMAEHPLNKGRLCPRGDNLVEYANAPDRLKYPMKKENGEWKRISWDEALDTIANKLTKIKKEYGAHSLAIFGGSMAVENIELAAFTQRFKGAFGTPNLFSVESFCFRIRVVAHLLTFGRFTSEDPLLSKCILLWGNNPDESRWMWADHMHEAVEKGELKLIVIDPRRTPLAKKGLHLQIRPGTDAALGLAMLNVIFSEGLYDQKSLEEWAIGLKELKEHVKQYTPEKAEEITWVPAADIRKAARIFATAKPACIVPGTCSLAQNGNALQNERLVCILQAVTGNLDVPGGWAMTPLPRLSDLRVPVKEEPIGAAEYPVFYQTWGKVVPYGQAMLFPDAILTERPYPIRAMIVVGGNPALTIPDSNKVRKALEKLDLLVVLNPFMTETAEMAHIVLPACTFLEKMGLGMVYAINAGLPYLLLRKQVIEPPGEAWADWKFWTELARRLGLGQYFPWDTDEEVVAHLLEPTGITLQQLKENPCGVYFDKRHYNARETFGFRTPSKKIELYSKALEEMGFDPMPTHREPDESLIRAPELAKEYPLILITGARMREYTHSQLRSMTQMRRRAPEPLAQIHPTTARKYDIVNDEMIVIETRRGSIKLKAKVTEDIAPQVVSIPHGWAQANVNVLTDITARDPVSGYPTLKGLLCRIKKAPA